AGTGGGGGCGTATGGAAGCTATCTGCATGCGAAATATTCATATGAGAAGGGAGAGAAAATAATAGCTGTAATCAATGTTGATATGATAGGTTATGCAAACACAAGCAAGGGTGGAAATTATATAAGATGTTTTACTCCAGAAAGGGGGAGATGGATTGCGGATTTGGCTAGTGATGTTGCCGAAAATTATGAGAAAATAGGGATAGGGGTTGAAATTGTTCCAAATTATCCTGGTGCGGATCATCAGGCATATGTAGATTATGGTTATGATGGCGTTTTCTTTGCTCATTATGATGGTTATCCATACGGGCACTCGCCTGAGGATAGTATAGATAAAATAAATTTTACATATCTGACAAAGGCAACAAAATTTTTGGCATGCCTTTTGGAAGAAGTTGCGAGCAAGAAAATCAGCAATTATGTTTCGATAAGGGAACCGAGGGAGGGATATTTTTATGTTTTTGGAAGAGCACTTTTTCCAGTAATGGCTAAAAACTGGTTTTCGAGGGCGAGAGGACTAACAATTGCAATAGGAAGAGTAAATATAGTTGCTGAAACAGATGGAAATGTTGAAAAAGTAATATTTGCTGTTGATGAAAGGATGTGGTACTGGGATTATTCTCCTCCTTATGAATGGAAATTAAATGTTCTTTTAGTCGGAAAACATGAAATAGAAGTATATGCTTATGGTGAAGAAATTTCAAGAGATGAAATGGATATAATCATATTTTCTCCCTATATAAGGTGATAGAATTAGAGTTTATAGGCTTATATTTATGTTTGCGAAATGTAATCCAAGGACTTCTACCCTGGATATTTGATGCAAACGCTACAGAATGCACAATCATTCAACTAAAGTAATTCTCACAATTTGAAGGATAATGAAAGAAAATAAGTAAAAAGAAATAAAGTTAAATAGGCAAAAAATCCGCAATCAAATAGCATTTTTCCAAAAAATTTTTATTCTATAAATCACTTATCAGCAATGGATGAGCTTAGAAAAGTTCTTGATTATATACCCTGTTCAGTATGCGAAAAGGAGATTAGCAAGGAGGAAAGAAAATATTTATGCACAGTTTGCTCTCGCTTAAATAGAGTTGTGTCTGTTGAGAAAATATCCCCTGCATGGAAAGTTGAGAAAAATAAGATTGTTCCATTGTATGGAAGCTCAAAAGAATTTAAGCCAAAAATAAGAGTAATTGAAAAAGAAATTATTCCAAATGAAGAATATGAAATTCTTGAAGTGGAGGAGCCATTTAGATATGGAGAATATACCCTATATACCAAATCGGTAAAACTAAGAGGGGGAGAAAGGAAAATATATTTTTTCAGCAAGAAAAAGGAGGAGTACGCAAAACCATCTCCACTGCCTGATGGTTATAAAGTGAAAATAAATAAAAAAGGTCTTCCATTTCTTAAAAAACAATAATGTTTGAATTCAATCTGCCAAAGGAAAAGATAGCGCAGTTTCCGAAATTACCAAGAGATGAATGCAGGCTTTTAGTTGTTAAAAAAGATAAAATAGAACACAGAATTTTTAAGGATATAGTTAATTATATAGAAAAAGGAGATGTAATTGTTTTAAATGATTCAAGAGTTATAAGGGCAAAATTGCAGGGGAAAAAAGAAAGCGGAGGTAAGCTTGAAATTCTTGTTGTTAAAAAAGTTCCGCAAGGTTATGAATGCCTTGTAAAGGGAAGAGTTTCTGAAGGAAAAAAAATTTACATCAATGGAAGGGAATGCAAGGTGATTGAAAAAAGGAATGGAAGATGTGTAATTGATTTAAAAATGAGTATTGAAGAAATAAACAGAATTGGAAAAACTCCACTGCCTCCATATATAAAAAGCAAGGTTGATGAAAATCTATACCAAACAGTGTTTGCAAAAGAAGATGGCTCAATAGCTGCGCCAACCGCAGGCCTGCATTTCACCAAAGAGCTGATTAAAAAAATTGAGGAAAAAGGAGCAAGAATTTGCTATATCACGCTTCATTCGAGCATTTCAACTTTCATGAATGTGGTTGAGGAAGAATACTATTCAGTAAGCAGTCAATCAGCCGAAATTATAAATAATGCTTCTCGTGTTTTTGCAGTTGGAACAACAACAATGAAAGCACTTGAAAGCTCATCAAAAAATGGGGTTGTTTATCCATCTTCTGGCTGGAGCAATTTAATAATAGAAGATGGTTATGTATTCCGCTCGCCGGTTCGCTATTTTATAACAAATTTTCATATGCCCAATTCTCCACCCCTCAAGCTAACATCTGCTTTTTGCGGAAAGGAAAGATTGAAGAAAGCATATGAAGAAGCGCTATTACTTGATTATCGTTTCTTAAGCTTTGGAGATGCGATGTTAATATGTTCAGAATAGTTGAAGAAAGCGGAAATGCAAGAAATGGCTTAATAAAAGTTGGAAACAATACTTTGAAAACGCCCGCCTTCCTGCCTGTTGCAACGAAAGGGGCGATAAAAACTTTGACACCAGAGGAAGCAAAAAAAGCGGGATGTAAGGCAATAATTGTTAATTCTCTTCATATCTACAGAAGAGCTTTTGAAACAGTTTGCAGGCAGGGAATTCATTCATTTATGGGATGGAAAGGAATAATATTTACTGATAGCGGGGGTTTTCAATCAATTAAAAAGTTTCCCGCCCGTGCGATAGATGAAGGAATAATTTTCAGTATGCCAGATGGCTCAAAGGAAATTTTCACGCCGGAGAAATGCATAGATGTGCAGAGAAAAATTGGAAGTGATTTTATTTTTATGCTCGATGACTGCCCTTCATATCCATATAGCAGGAAGAGGGTTGAAAAATCTGTTGAAAGAACAATTTCATGGGCTAAGAGAAGCACTGGTGAAAATGTTTTTTCAATTGTTCAGGGAGGAATATACGATGATTTAAGGGAGAGATGTGCAAAAGAGCTTGCAAAAATGAGTTTTTATGGTTATGCCATAGGTGGGCTTTGCATAGGTGAGGAAAAAAAGGATATGATAAGAACAGTTGAGGTTACAACCCGTTTTCTTCCATATGATAAACCACGCCATTTAATGGGGGTGGGTTCAACTGAGGAGATAGAAATATGTGTTAGATATGGAATAGATATATTTGATAGTGCTTTCCCAACAAGAAATGCAAGGCATGGAACAATTTTTACAAGCAAAGGAAAAATAGGCCTTGGAAAGAAAAAAATTAAAGGTGATGCAATTGATGAAGATTGCAACTGTTATACATGCAGCAATTTCTCTCTTGATTATCTTAACTATTTATTTATGGAGAATGAAATGCTTGCTCAAAGACTTGCAACCATCCATAATATATATTTTATGAACAGATTCATGGAAAATTTAAGAGAAAAAATAAAAGAGGGAAAGATTTAATTATAGCTTGTATACAATATCTCCTTCTCTAACTCTGTCAATAACTTTTATTCCTATATCATCGCCTGGTTTCGCCTCGCTTATTTTTTGCCTGTTTATCTCCATTGATTCAACAATCTGCTCAAAATCTGTTGTTTGACCTTTTATTTTTATTCTATCTCCTACTTTTAAACTCCCACTCTTTATCTTTATCGCTGCAACTCCTATCTTAGAAAAGAAGTGCTCAACAACACCAATTTCTTCCATGAATTGAAATAAATAAAGGTTAAAAAACTTTTTCAATTTCTAAAGAAAAATCCTTGCTTCTTACAGAATGAGTTATGCAGCCGAGAGAAATTATATCTGCAAATGAATAATTTACAATATTTTCAGGATTTATACCTCCAGATACCTCTACCTTTGTTTCAGGATTTATTTCTTTAATCTTTTTCATCGCAATTTTTCCCTTAACTGGAGGCATATTATCAAGCATTATTATATCTACTCCTTCTTCAGCTGCAATTATTGCCTCATCCACATTACTTACTTCCACCTCTACTTTCATCCCGCTTTTCTTCGCTTTTTTAACCGCTTCCCTTAAAGGAATGCAGGCAAGATGATTGTCCTTTATAAGAATTCCATCATAAAGTCCCATCCTGTGGGGCTCGCCCCCGCCTATCTTGACCGCCTTCTTTTCATATTTCCTGAAGCCCGGCGTTGTTTTTCTTGTTGCAGAAATTATTACTTTTGGATTTTTC
The Thermoplasmatales archaeon genome window above contains:
- a CDS encoding Zn-dependent exopeptidase M28 — encoded protein: MNLKVFLAISIILLPSILPAEADEIYEKINEEMLEYYLKKICEFGVRYTGRSACADAEEWVYNEFLSMGLEVEKFKWEMGGFEDNNVIATLRGDEYSVIIGAHIDTTETSPGADDDGSGVAGVLAIARVMSNHRFMHTIHFVVYSGEEVGAYGSYLHAKYSYEKGEKIIAVINVDMIGYANTSKGGNYIRCFTPERGRWIADLASDVAENYEKIGIGVEIVPNYPGADHQAYVDYGYDGVFFAHYDGYPYGHSPEDSIDKINFTYLTKATKFLACLLEEVASKKISNYVSIREPREGYFYVFGRALFPVMAKNWFSRARGLTIAIGRVNIVAETDGNVEKVIFAVDERMWYWDYSPPYEWKLNVLLVGKHEIEVYAYGEEISRDEMDIIIFSPYIR
- the queA gene encoding tRNA preQ1(34) S-adenosylmethionine ribosyltransferase-isomerase QueA, which encodes MFEFNLPKEKIAQFPKLPRDECRLLVVKKDKIEHRIFKDIVNYIEKGDVIVLNDSRVIRAKLQGKKESGGKLEILVVKKVPQGYECLVKGRVSEGKKIYINGRECKVIEKRNGRCVIDLKMSIEEINRIGKTPLPPYIKSKVDENLYQTVFAKEDGSIAAPTAGLHFTKELIKKIEEKGARICYITLHSSISTFMNVVEEEYYSVSSQSAEIINNASRVFAVGTTTMKALESSSKNGVVYPSSGWSNLIIEDGYVFRSPVRYFITNFHMPNSPPLKLTSAFCGKERLKKAYEEALLLDYRFLSFGDAMLICSE
- the tgt gene encoding tRNA guanosine(34) transglycosylase Tgt, translating into MFRIVEESGNARNGLIKVGNNTLKTPAFLPVATKGAIKTLTPEEAKKAGCKAIIVNSLHIYRRAFETVCRQGIHSFMGWKGIIFTDSGGFQSIKKFPARAIDEGIIFSMPDGSKEIFTPEKCIDVQRKIGSDFIFMLDDCPSYPYSRKRVEKSVERTISWAKRSTGENVFSIVQGGIYDDLRERCAKELAKMSFYGYAIGGLCIGEEKKDMIRTVEVTTRFLPYDKPRHLMGVGSTEEIEICVRYGIDIFDSAFPTRNARHGTIFTSKGKIGLGKKKIKGDAIDEDCNCYTCSNFSLDYLNYLFMENEMLAQRLATIHNIYFMNRFMENLREKIKEGKI
- a CDS encoding translation elongation factor-like protein yields the protein MEEIGVVEHFFSKIGVAAIKIKSGSLKVGDRIKIKGQTTDFEQIVESMEINRQKISEAKPGDDIGIKVIDRVREGDIVYKL
- the nadC gene encoding carboxylating nicotinate-nucleotide diphosphorylase translates to MLSISSVDDIDIFLKEDLGEEGDITSNILLKDEEGTAYIKANEKCVVAGIEEAIEVFKRLNCDAKALKEDGENVRCNEKIIEIKGKIKNILAGERLALNFICRMSGIATITRELVEMCRKKNPKVIISATRKTTPGFRKYEKKAVKIGGGEPHRMGLYDGILIKDNHLACIPLREAVKKAKKSGMKVEVEVSNVDEAIIAAEEGVDIIMLDNMPPVKGKIAMKKIKEINPETKVEVSGGINPENIVNYSFADIISLGCITHSVRSKDFSLEIEKVF